In Solenopsis invicta isolate M01_SB chromosome 13, UNIL_Sinv_3.0, whole genome shotgun sequence, one DNA window encodes the following:
- the LOC105194131 gene encoding uncharacterized protein LOC105194131 isoform X9 yields MGGCAAPFCNNSAAKGYVTKIFPRNIERRALWIKNVSERCWGNGVKNWTPATNSHLCEVHFPPEMWEPRTDVRKLKSSAYPTIFGYFLKKKPTENNARQVLTKNIKVNNKADSNESYQPINVQVNKSVTYIQKQKNQVINDISKCNTSSAINPASTSIVKSIEPYQPIDDFRFDQPINDIVKQEYQFEQPVDDIVKQEYQFEQPVDDIVKEEYQFEQPVNNIVKQEYQAIDDTSETSILCPTTCSDECNEREEMRYKKLEDIIRRQQLKMFEMLKEMKSLKDTIYILKNKHNNDKYKKALESVFTDCQIKALFAEKRCVRMWSHDTIKRALQLKFACGTNGYEELIRQGYPLPNLRTLQRKIKFQF; encoded by the exons atggGTGGATGTGCAGCACCATTTTGCAACAATTCGGCAGCCAAAGGCTACGTAACGAAAATATTTCCCCGAAATATTGAACGACGTGCTCTGTGGATCAAAAATGTAAGCGAAAGATGTTGGGGAAATGGTGTGAAAAATTGGACACCTGCGACAAATTCTCATCTCTGCGAG gTACATTTTCCACCAGAGATGTGGGAACCAAGAACTGATGTACGAAAATTAAAATCAAGTGCATATCCCACAATATTtggatattttttgaaaaaaaaaccaacGGAAAATAACGCTAGACAAGTATTAACAAAAaacattaaagtaaataataaagcagATTCTAATGAATCATATCAACCTATCAACGTTCAGGTGAATAAATCTGTTACTTATATTCAAAAGCAAAAAAATCAG gtGATTAATGATATATCTAAATGTAATACATCATCAGCAATAAATCCAGCTTCAACAAGTATAGTTAAATCTATTGAACCATATCAACCCATAGATGACTTTCGATTTGATCAACCTATTAATGATATTGTAAAACAAGAGTATcag TTTGAGCAACCTGTTGATGATATTGTAAAACAAGAGTATcag TTTGAGCAACCTGTTGATGATattgtaaaagaagaatatcag tttGAGCAGCctgttaataatattgtaaaacaagaaTATCAG gcAATTGATGATACATCTGAAACATCAATCTTATGTCCAACTACATGTTCAGATGAATGTAATGAAAGAGAAGAAATGCGATATAAGAAATTGGAAGATATTATCCGAAGACAACAactaaaaatgtttgaaatgctaaaagaaatgaaaagttTGAAggatactatatatattttaaaaaataaacataataatgaTAAGTATAAAAAAGCTTTGGAATCTGTTTTTACTGACTGTCAAATTAAAGCTTTATTTGCGGAAAAACGATGCGTTCGAATGTGGTCGCATGACACAATTAAACGTGCTTTACAATTGAAATTTGCATGCGGAACTAATGGGTATGAAGAACTTATTCGTCAAGGATACCCACTTCCAAATCTACGAACATTAcagcgaaaaataaaatttcaattttaa
- the LOC105194131 gene encoding uncharacterized protein LOC105194131 isoform X5, with product MGGCAAPFCNNSAAKGYVTKIFPRNIERRALWIKNVSERCWGNGVKNWTPATNSHLCEVHFPPEMWEPRTDVRKLKSSAYPTIFGYFLKKKPTENNARQVLTKNIKVNNKADSNESYQPINVQVNKSVTYIQKQKNQVINDISKCNTSSAINPASTSIVKSIEPYQPIDDFRFDQPINDIVKQEYQQPVDDIVKEEYQFEQPVEDIVKEEYQFEQPVDDIVKEEYQFEQPVDDIVKEEYQFEQPVNNIVKQEYQAIDDTSETSILCPTTCSDECNEREEMRYKKLEDIIRRQQLKMFEMLKEMKSLKDTIYILKNKHNNDKYKKALESVFTDCQIKALFAEKRCVRMWSHDTIKRALQLKFACGTNGYEELIRQGYPLPNLRTLQRKIKFQF from the exons atggGTGGATGTGCAGCACCATTTTGCAACAATTCGGCAGCCAAAGGCTACGTAACGAAAATATTTCCCCGAAATATTGAACGACGTGCTCTGTGGATCAAAAATGTAAGCGAAAGATGTTGGGGAAATGGTGTGAAAAATTGGACACCTGCGACAAATTCTCATCTCTGCGAG gTACATTTTCCACCAGAGATGTGGGAACCAAGAACTGATGTACGAAAATTAAAATCAAGTGCATATCCCACAATATTtggatattttttgaaaaaaaaaccaacGGAAAATAACGCTAGACAAGTATTAACAAAAaacattaaagtaaataataaagcagATTCTAATGAATCATATCAACCTATCAACGTTCAGGTGAATAAATCTGTTACTTATATTCAAAAGCAAAAAAATCAG gtGATTAATGATATATCTAAATGTAATACATCATCAGCAATAAATCCAGCTTCAACAAGTATAGTTAAATCTATTGAACCATATCAACCCATAGATGACTTTCGATTTGATCAACCTATTAATGATATTGTAAAACAAGAGTATcag CAACCTGTTGATGATattgtaaaagaagaatatcag TTTGAGCAACCTGTTGAGGATattgtaaaagaagaatatcag TTTGAGCAACCTGTTGATGATattgtaaaagaagaatatcag TTTGAGCAACCTGTTGATGATattgtaaaagaagaatatcAG tttGAGCAGCctgttaataatattgtaaaacaagaaTATCAG gcAATTGATGATACATCTGAAACATCAATCTTATGTCCAACTACATGTTCAGATGAATGTAATGAAAGAGAAGAAATGCGATATAAGAAATTGGAAGATATTATCCGAAGACAACAactaaaaatgtttgaaatgctaaaagaaatgaaaagttTGAAggatactatatatattttaaaaaataaacataataatgaTAAGTATAAAAAAGCTTTGGAATCTGTTTTTACTGACTGTCAAATTAAAGCTTTATTTGCGGAAAAACGATGCGTTCGAATGTGGTCGCATGACACAATTAAACGTGCTTTACAATTGAAATTTGCATGCGGAACTAATGGGTATGAAGAACTTATTCGTCAAGGATACCCACTTCCAAATCTACGAACATTAcagcgaaaaataaaatttcaattttaa
- the LOC105194131 gene encoding uncharacterized protein LOC105194131 isoform X6, translating into MGGCAAPFCNNSAAKGYVTKIFPRNIERRALWIKNVSERCWGNGVKNWTPATNSHLCEVHFPPEMWEPRTDVRKLKSSAYPTIFGYFLKKKPTENNARQVLTKNIKVNNKADSNESYQPINVQVNKSVTYIQKQKNQVINDISKCNTSSAINPASTSIVKSIEPYQPIDDFRFDQPINDIVKQEYQFEQPVDDIVKQEYQFEQPVDDIVKEEYQFEQPVDDIVKEEYQFEQPVNNIVKQEYQAIDDTSETSILCPTTCSDECNEREEMRYKKLEDIIRRQQLKMFEMLKEMKSLKDTIYILKNKHNNDKYKKALESVFTDCQIKALFAEKRCVRMWSHDTIKRALQLKFACGTNGYEELIRQGYPLPNLRTLQRKIKFQF; encoded by the exons atggGTGGATGTGCAGCACCATTTTGCAACAATTCGGCAGCCAAAGGCTACGTAACGAAAATATTTCCCCGAAATATTGAACGACGTGCTCTGTGGATCAAAAATGTAAGCGAAAGATGTTGGGGAAATGGTGTGAAAAATTGGACACCTGCGACAAATTCTCATCTCTGCGAG gTACATTTTCCACCAGAGATGTGGGAACCAAGAACTGATGTACGAAAATTAAAATCAAGTGCATATCCCACAATATTtggatattttttgaaaaaaaaaccaacGGAAAATAACGCTAGACAAGTATTAACAAAAaacattaaagtaaataataaagcagATTCTAATGAATCATATCAACCTATCAACGTTCAGGTGAATAAATCTGTTACTTATATTCAAAAGCAAAAAAATCAG gtGATTAATGATATATCTAAATGTAATACATCATCAGCAATAAATCCAGCTTCAACAAGTATAGTTAAATCTATTGAACCATATCAACCCATAGATGACTTTCGATTTGATCAACCTATTAATGATATTGTAAAACAAGAGTATcag TTTGAGCAACCTGTTGATGATATTGTAAAACAAGAGTATcag TTTGAGCAACCTGTTGATGATattgtaaaagaagaatatcag TTTGAGCAACCTGTTGATGATattgtaaaagaagaatatcAG tttGAGCAGCctgttaataatattgtaaaacaagaaTATCAG gcAATTGATGATACATCTGAAACATCAATCTTATGTCCAACTACATGTTCAGATGAATGTAATGAAAGAGAAGAAATGCGATATAAGAAATTGGAAGATATTATCCGAAGACAACAactaaaaatgtttgaaatgctaaaagaaatgaaaagttTGAAggatactatatatattttaaaaaataaacataataatgaTAAGTATAAAAAAGCTTTGGAATCTGTTTTTACTGACTGTCAAATTAAAGCTTTATTTGCGGAAAAACGATGCGTTCGAATGTGGTCGCATGACACAATTAAACGTGCTTTACAATTGAAATTTGCATGCGGAACTAATGGGTATGAAGAACTTATTCGTCAAGGATACCCACTTCCAAATCTACGAACATTAcagcgaaaaataaaatttcaattttaa
- the LOC105194131 gene encoding THAP domain-containing protein 5 isoform X3 produces the protein MGGCAAPFCNNSAAKGYVTKIFPRNIERRALWIKNVSERCWGNGVKNWTPATNSHLCEVHFPPEMWEPRTDVRKLKSSAYPTIFGYFLKKKPTENNARQVLTKNIKVNNKADSNESYQPINVQVINDISKCNTSSAINPASTSIVKSIEPYQPIDDFRFDQPINDIVKQEYQFEQPVDDIVKQEYQFEQPVDDIVKEEYQFEQPVEDIVKEEYQFEQPVDDIVKEEYQFEQPVDDIVKEEYQFEQPVNNIVKQEYQAIDDTSETSILCPTTCSDECNEREEMRYKKLEDIIRRQQLKMFEMLKEMKSLKDTIYILKNKHNNDKYKKALESVFTDCQIKALFAEKRCVRMWSHDTIKRALQLKFACGTNGYEELIRQGYPLPNLRTLQRKIKFQF, from the exons atggGTGGATGTGCAGCACCATTTTGCAACAATTCGGCAGCCAAAGGCTACGTAACGAAAATATTTCCCCGAAATATTGAACGACGTGCTCTGTGGATCAAAAATGTAAGCGAAAGATGTTGGGGAAATGGTGTGAAAAATTGGACACCTGCGACAAATTCTCATCTCTGCGAG gTACATTTTCCACCAGAGATGTGGGAACCAAGAACTGATGTACGAAAATTAAAATCAAGTGCATATCCCACAATATTtggatattttttgaaaaaaaaaccaacGGAAAATAACGCTAGACAAGTATTAACAAAAaacattaaagtaaataataaagcagATTCTAATGAATCATATCAACCTATCAACGTTCAG gtGATTAATGATATATCTAAATGTAATACATCATCAGCAATAAATCCAGCTTCAACAAGTATAGTTAAATCTATTGAACCATATCAACCCATAGATGACTTTCGATTTGATCAACCTATTAATGATATTGTAAAACAAGAGTATcag TTTGAGCAACCTGTTGATGATATTGTAAAACAAGAGTATcag TTTGAGCAACCTGTTGATGATattgtaaaagaagaatatcag TTTGAGCAACCTGTTGAGGATattgtaaaagaagaatatcag TTTGAGCAACCTGTTGATGATattgtaaaagaagaatatcag TTTGAGCAACCTGTTGATGATattgtaaaagaagaatatcAG tttGAGCAGCctgttaataatattgtaaaacaagaaTATCAG gcAATTGATGATACATCTGAAACATCAATCTTATGTCCAACTACATGTTCAGATGAATGTAATGAAAGAGAAGAAATGCGATATAAGAAATTGGAAGATATTATCCGAAGACAACAactaaaaatgtttgaaatgctaaaagaaatgaaaagttTGAAggatactatatatattttaaaaaataaacataataatgaTAAGTATAAAAAAGCTTTGGAATCTGTTTTTACTGACTGTCAAATTAAAGCTTTATTTGCGGAAAAACGATGCGTTCGAATGTGGTCGCATGACACAATTAAACGTGCTTTACAATTGAAATTTGCATGCGGAACTAATGGGTATGAAGAACTTATTCGTCAAGGATACCCACTTCCAAATCTACGAACATTAcagcgaaaaataaaatttcaattttaa
- the LOC105194131 gene encoding THAP domain-containing protein 5 isoform X1 — MGGCAAPFCNNSAAKGYVTKIFPRNIERRALWIKNVSERCWGNGVKNWTPATNSHLCEVHFPPEMWEPRTDVRKLKSSAYPTIFGYFLKKKPTENNARQVLTKNIKVNNKADSNESYQPINVQVNKSVTYIQKQKNQVINDISKCNTSSAINPASTSIVKSIEPYQPIDDFRFDQPINDIVKQEYQFEQPVDDIVKQEYQFEQPVDDIVKEEYQFEQPVEDIVKEEYQFEQPVDDIVKEEYQFEQPVDDIVKEEYQFEQPVNNIVKQEYQAIDDTSETSILCPTTCSDECNEREEMRYKKLEDIIRRQQLKMFEMLKEMKSLKDTIYILKNKHNNDKYKKALESVFTDCQIKALFAEKRCVRMWSHDTIKRALQLKFACGTNGYEELIRQGYPLPNLRTLQRKIKFQF, encoded by the exons atggGTGGATGTGCAGCACCATTTTGCAACAATTCGGCAGCCAAAGGCTACGTAACGAAAATATTTCCCCGAAATATTGAACGACGTGCTCTGTGGATCAAAAATGTAAGCGAAAGATGTTGGGGAAATGGTGTGAAAAATTGGACACCTGCGACAAATTCTCATCTCTGCGAG gTACATTTTCCACCAGAGATGTGGGAACCAAGAACTGATGTACGAAAATTAAAATCAAGTGCATATCCCACAATATTtggatattttttgaaaaaaaaaccaacGGAAAATAACGCTAGACAAGTATTAACAAAAaacattaaagtaaataataaagcagATTCTAATGAATCATATCAACCTATCAACGTTCAGGTGAATAAATCTGTTACTTATATTCAAAAGCAAAAAAATCAG gtGATTAATGATATATCTAAATGTAATACATCATCAGCAATAAATCCAGCTTCAACAAGTATAGTTAAATCTATTGAACCATATCAACCCATAGATGACTTTCGATTTGATCAACCTATTAATGATATTGTAAAACAAGAGTATcag TTTGAGCAACCTGTTGATGATATTGTAAAACAAGAGTATcag TTTGAGCAACCTGTTGATGATattgtaaaagaagaatatcag TTTGAGCAACCTGTTGAGGATattgtaaaagaagaatatcag TTTGAGCAACCTGTTGATGATattgtaaaagaagaatatcag TTTGAGCAACCTGTTGATGATattgtaaaagaagaatatcAG tttGAGCAGCctgttaataatattgtaaaacaagaaTATCAG gcAATTGATGATACATCTGAAACATCAATCTTATGTCCAACTACATGTTCAGATGAATGTAATGAAAGAGAAGAAATGCGATATAAGAAATTGGAAGATATTATCCGAAGACAACAactaaaaatgtttgaaatgctaaaagaaatgaaaagttTGAAggatactatatatattttaaaaaataaacataataatgaTAAGTATAAAAAAGCTTTGGAATCTGTTTTTACTGACTGTCAAATTAAAGCTTTATTTGCGGAAAAACGATGCGTTCGAATGTGGTCGCATGACACAATTAAACGTGCTTTACAATTGAAATTTGCATGCGGAACTAATGGGTATGAAGAACTTATTCGTCAAGGATACCCACTTCCAAATCTACGAACATTAcagcgaaaaataaaatttcaattttaa
- the LOC105194131 gene encoding uncharacterized protein LOC105194131 isoform X4, which produces MGGCAAPFCNNSAAKGYVTKIFPRNIERRALWIKNVSERCWGNGVKNWTPATNSHLCEVHFPPEMWEPRTDVRKLKSSAYPTIFGYFLKKKPTENNARQVLTKNIKVNNKADSNESYQPINVQVNKSVTYIQKQKNQVINDISKCNTSSAINPASTSIVKSIEPYQPIDDFRFDQPINDIVKQEYQFEQPVDDIVKEEYQFEQPVEDIVKEEYQFEQPVDDIVKEEYQFEQPVDDIVKEEYQFEQPVNNIVKQEYQAIDDTSETSILCPTTCSDECNEREEMRYKKLEDIIRRQQLKMFEMLKEMKSLKDTIYILKNKHNNDKYKKALESVFTDCQIKALFAEKRCVRMWSHDTIKRALQLKFACGTNGYEELIRQGYPLPNLRTLQRKIKFQF; this is translated from the exons atggGTGGATGTGCAGCACCATTTTGCAACAATTCGGCAGCCAAAGGCTACGTAACGAAAATATTTCCCCGAAATATTGAACGACGTGCTCTGTGGATCAAAAATGTAAGCGAAAGATGTTGGGGAAATGGTGTGAAAAATTGGACACCTGCGACAAATTCTCATCTCTGCGAG gTACATTTTCCACCAGAGATGTGGGAACCAAGAACTGATGTACGAAAATTAAAATCAAGTGCATATCCCACAATATTtggatattttttgaaaaaaaaaccaacGGAAAATAACGCTAGACAAGTATTAACAAAAaacattaaagtaaataataaagcagATTCTAATGAATCATATCAACCTATCAACGTTCAGGTGAATAAATCTGTTACTTATATTCAAAAGCAAAAAAATCAG gtGATTAATGATATATCTAAATGTAATACATCATCAGCAATAAATCCAGCTTCAACAAGTATAGTTAAATCTATTGAACCATATCAACCCATAGATGACTTTCGATTTGATCAACCTATTAATGATATTGTAAAACAAGAGTATcag TTTGAGCAACCTGTTGATGATattgtaaaagaagaatatcag TTTGAGCAACCTGTTGAGGATattgtaaaagaagaatatcag TTTGAGCAACCTGTTGATGATattgtaaaagaagaatatcag TTTGAGCAACCTGTTGATGATattgtaaaagaagaatatcAG tttGAGCAGCctgttaataatattgtaaaacaagaaTATCAG gcAATTGATGATACATCTGAAACATCAATCTTATGTCCAACTACATGTTCAGATGAATGTAATGAAAGAGAAGAAATGCGATATAAGAAATTGGAAGATATTATCCGAAGACAACAactaaaaatgtttgaaatgctaaaagaaatgaaaagttTGAAggatactatatatattttaaaaaataaacataataatgaTAAGTATAAAAAAGCTTTGGAATCTGTTTTTACTGACTGTCAAATTAAAGCTTTATTTGCGGAAAAACGATGCGTTCGAATGTGGTCGCATGACACAATTAAACGTGCTTTACAATTGAAATTTGCATGCGGAACTAATGGGTATGAAGAACTTATTCGTCAAGGATACCCACTTCCAAATCTACGAACATTAcagcgaaaaataaaatttcaattttaa
- the LOC105194131 gene encoding THAP domain-containing protein 5 isoform X2, with protein MGGCAAPFCNNSAAKGYVTKIFPRNIERRALWIKNVSERCWGNGVKNWTPATNSHLCEVHFPPEMWEPRTDVRKLKSSAYPTIFGYFLKKKPTENNARQVLTKNIKVNNKADSNESYQPINVQVNKSVTYIQKQKNQVINDISKCNTSSAINPASTSIVKSIEPYQPIDDFRFDQPINDIVKQEYQFEQPVDDIVKQEYQFEQPVDDIVKEEYQFEQPVDDIVKEEYQFEQPVDDIVKEEYQFEQPVNNIVKQEYQAIDDTSETSILCPTTCSDECNEREEMRYKKLEDIIRRQQLKMFEMLKEMKSLKDTIYILKNKHNNDKYKKALESVFTDCQIKALFAEKRCVRMWSHDTIKRALQLKFACGTNGYEELIRQGYPLPNLRTLQRKIKFQF; from the exons atggGTGGATGTGCAGCACCATTTTGCAACAATTCGGCAGCCAAAGGCTACGTAACGAAAATATTTCCCCGAAATATTGAACGACGTGCTCTGTGGATCAAAAATGTAAGCGAAAGATGTTGGGGAAATGGTGTGAAAAATTGGACACCTGCGACAAATTCTCATCTCTGCGAG gTACATTTTCCACCAGAGATGTGGGAACCAAGAACTGATGTACGAAAATTAAAATCAAGTGCATATCCCACAATATTtggatattttttgaaaaaaaaaccaacGGAAAATAACGCTAGACAAGTATTAACAAAAaacattaaagtaaataataaagcagATTCTAATGAATCATATCAACCTATCAACGTTCAGGTGAATAAATCTGTTACTTATATTCAAAAGCAAAAAAATCAG gtGATTAATGATATATCTAAATGTAATACATCATCAGCAATAAATCCAGCTTCAACAAGTATAGTTAAATCTATTGAACCATATCAACCCATAGATGACTTTCGATTTGATCAACCTATTAATGATATTGTAAAACAAGAGTATcag TTTGAGCAACCTGTTGATGATATTGTAAAACAAGAGTATcag TTTGAGCAACCTGTTGATGATattgtaaaagaagaatatcag TTTGAGCAACCTGTTGATGATattgtaaaagaagaatatcag TTTGAGCAACCTGTTGATGATattgtaaaagaagaatatcAG tttGAGCAGCctgttaataatattgtaaaacaagaaTATCAG gcAATTGATGATACATCTGAAACATCAATCTTATGTCCAACTACATGTTCAGATGAATGTAATGAAAGAGAAGAAATGCGATATAAGAAATTGGAAGATATTATCCGAAGACAACAactaaaaatgtttgaaatgctaaaagaaatgaaaagttTGAAggatactatatatattttaaaaaataaacataataatgaTAAGTATAAAAAAGCTTTGGAATCTGTTTTTACTGACTGTCAAATTAAAGCTTTATTTGCGGAAAAACGATGCGTTCGAATGTGGTCGCATGACACAATTAAACGTGCTTTACAATTGAAATTTGCATGCGGAACTAATGGGTATGAAGAACTTATTCGTCAAGGATACCCACTTCCAAATCTACGAACATTAcagcgaaaaataaaatttcaattttaa
- the LOC105194131 gene encoding uncharacterized protein LOC105194131 isoform X10, producing the protein MWEPRTDVRKLKSSAYPTIFGYFLKKKPTENNARQVLTKNIKVNNKADSNESYQPINVQVNKSVTYIQKQKNQVINDISKCNTSSAINPASTSIVKSIEPYQPIDDFRFDQPINDIVKQEYQFEQPVDDIVKQEYQFEQPVDDIVKEEYQFEQPVEDIVKEEYQFEQPVDDIVKEEYQFEQPVDDIVKEEYQFEQPVNNIVKQEYQAIDDTSETSILCPTTCSDECNEREEMRYKKLEDIIRRQQLKMFEMLKEMKSLKDTIYILKNKHNNDKYKKALESVFTDCQIKALFAEKRCVRMWSHDTIKRALQLKFACGTNGYEELIRQGYPLPNLRTLQRKIKFQF; encoded by the exons ATGTGGGAACCAAGAACTGATGTACGAAAATTAAAATCAAGTGCATATCCCACAATATTtggatattttttgaaaaaaaaaccaacGGAAAATAACGCTAGACAAGTATTAACAAAAaacattaaagtaaataataaagcagATTCTAATGAATCATATCAACCTATCAACGTTCAGGTGAATAAATCTGTTACTTATATTCAAAAGCAAAAAAATCAG gtGATTAATGATATATCTAAATGTAATACATCATCAGCAATAAATCCAGCTTCAACAAGTATAGTTAAATCTATTGAACCATATCAACCCATAGATGACTTTCGATTTGATCAACCTATTAATGATATTGTAAAACAAGAGTATcag TTTGAGCAACCTGTTGATGATATTGTAAAACAAGAGTATcag TTTGAGCAACCTGTTGATGATattgtaaaagaagaatatcag TTTGAGCAACCTGTTGAGGATattgtaaaagaagaatatcag TTTGAGCAACCTGTTGATGATattgtaaaagaagaatatcag TTTGAGCAACCTGTTGATGATattgtaaaagaagaatatcAG tttGAGCAGCctgttaataatattgtaaaacaagaaTATCAG gcAATTGATGATACATCTGAAACATCAATCTTATGTCCAACTACATGTTCAGATGAATGTAATGAAAGAGAAGAAATGCGATATAAGAAATTGGAAGATATTATCCGAAGACAACAactaaaaatgtttgaaatgctaaaagaaatgaaaagttTGAAggatactatatatattttaaaaaataaacataataatgaTAAGTATAAAAAAGCTTTGGAATCTGTTTTTACTGACTGTCAAATTAAAGCTTTATTTGCGGAAAAACGATGCGTTCGAATGTGGTCGCATGACACAATTAAACGTGCTTTACAATTGAAATTTGCATGCGGAACTAATGGGTATGAAGAACTTATTCGTCAAGGATACCCACTTCCAAATCTACGAACATTAcagcgaaaaataaaatttcaattttaa
- the LOC105194131 gene encoding uncharacterized protein LOC105194131 isoform X8, producing MGGCAAPFCNNSAAKGYVTKIFPRNIERRALWIKNVSERCWGNGVKNWTPATNSHLCEVHFPPEMWEPRTDVRKLKSSAYPTIFGYFLKKKPTENNARQVLTKNIKVNNKADSNESYQPINVQVNKSVTYIQKQKNQVINDISKCNTSSAINPASTSIVKSIEPYQPIDDFRFDQPINDIVKQEYQQPVDDIVKEEYQFEQPVDDIVKEEYQFEQPVDDIVKEEYQFEQPVNNIVKQEYQAIDDTSETSILCPTTCSDECNEREEMRYKKLEDIIRRQQLKMFEMLKEMKSLKDTIYILKNKHNNDKYKKALESVFTDCQIKALFAEKRCVRMWSHDTIKRALQLKFACGTNGYEELIRQGYPLPNLRTLQRKIKFQF from the exons atggGTGGATGTGCAGCACCATTTTGCAACAATTCGGCAGCCAAAGGCTACGTAACGAAAATATTTCCCCGAAATATTGAACGACGTGCTCTGTGGATCAAAAATGTAAGCGAAAGATGTTGGGGAAATGGTGTGAAAAATTGGACACCTGCGACAAATTCTCATCTCTGCGAG gTACATTTTCCACCAGAGATGTGGGAACCAAGAACTGATGTACGAAAATTAAAATCAAGTGCATATCCCACAATATTtggatattttttgaaaaaaaaaccaacGGAAAATAACGCTAGACAAGTATTAACAAAAaacattaaagtaaataataaagcagATTCTAATGAATCATATCAACCTATCAACGTTCAGGTGAATAAATCTGTTACTTATATTCAAAAGCAAAAAAATCAG gtGATTAATGATATATCTAAATGTAATACATCATCAGCAATAAATCCAGCTTCAACAAGTATAGTTAAATCTATTGAACCATATCAACCCATAGATGACTTTCGATTTGATCAACCTATTAATGATATTGTAAAACAAGAGTATcag CAACCTGTTGATGATattgtaaaagaagaatatcag TTTGAGCAACCTGTTGATGATattgtaaaagaagaatatcag TTTGAGCAACCTGTTGATGATattgtaaaagaagaatatcAG tttGAGCAGCctgttaataatattgtaaaacaagaaTATCAG gcAATTGATGATACATCTGAAACATCAATCTTATGTCCAACTACATGTTCAGATGAATGTAATGAAAGAGAAGAAATGCGATATAAGAAATTGGAAGATATTATCCGAAGACAACAactaaaaatgtttgaaatgctaaaagaaatgaaaagttTGAAggatactatatatattttaaaaaataaacataataatgaTAAGTATAAAAAAGCTTTGGAATCTGTTTTTACTGACTGTCAAATTAAAGCTTTATTTGCGGAAAAACGATGCGTTCGAATGTGGTCGCATGACACAATTAAACGTGCTTTACAATTGAAATTTGCATGCGGAACTAATGGGTATGAAGAACTTATTCGTCAAGGATACCCACTTCCAAATCTACGAACATTAcagcgaaaaataaaatttcaattttaa